From the genome of Hymenobacter sp. PAMC 26628, one region includes:
- a CDS encoding tetratricopeptide repeat protein: protein MAATASRPAAHQVLVLVLALALIGGLFVLPKGIVKPKEGKAELTQDAARTANRDGGGPATNGSKADASSGPVSAEAGPTTSPEGPTAAAPHTTASREQRQELNRLVGQFAKAGTPAQRAEAATLLARRYENVQRFDSAGYYYEQVAAAQPGPQALQQAADAYFQAFSFASSDERIKLLGGKARDLYTKVLAKSPNNLDAKTNLGMAYMASDNPVQGVTLLREVLAADPNNERALYDLGILAVQSNQYDKAVERFQQLVKVNPKNVNAQFYLGVTSARTGAKEQARAAFLAAKSLSADPALAASVEEELAKLK from the coding sequence ATGGCTGCCACCGCCTCCCGTCCCGCTGCTCACCAAGTACTGGTCCTAGTCCTCGCCTTGGCGCTGATTGGCGGCTTGTTTGTGCTTCCCAAAGGCATTGTGAAGCCCAAGGAAGGAAAGGCGGAATTGACCCAGGATGCGGCCCGCACGGCCAACCGCGACGGTGGCGGTCCAGCCACCAACGGCTCCAAAGCCGATGCGTCGTCGGGCCCCGTGTCGGCCGAGGCGGGGCCCACTACCTCCCCGGAGGGCCCCACAGCCGCTGCCCCCCACACTACGGCCAGTCGAGAGCAGCGCCAGGAACTGAACCGCTTGGTGGGGCAGTTTGCCAAAGCCGGTACCCCGGCCCAACGGGCTGAGGCCGCCACGCTGCTGGCCCGCCGCTACGAGAACGTGCAGCGCTTCGACAGCGCGGGCTATTACTACGAGCAGGTGGCCGCGGCGCAGCCGGGGCCCCAGGCGTTGCAGCAAGCGGCGGATGCCTATTTCCAGGCGTTTAGCTTTGCTTCGTCGGACGAGCGCATCAAGCTGCTCGGCGGCAAGGCCCGTGATTTGTATACCAAAGTGCTGGCCAAGAGCCCCAATAATCTCGACGCCAAGACCAACCTGGGCATGGCCTACATGGCTTCCGACAACCCCGTGCAGGGCGTAACGCTGTTGCGCGAGGTACTGGCCGCCGACCCCAACAACGAAAGAGCGCTGTACGACCTGGGCATTCTGGCGGTGCAAAGCAACCAGTACGACAAAGCCGTGGAGCGCTTCCAGCAGTTGGTGAAGGTGAATCCCAAAAACGTGAATGCCCAGTTTTACCTGGGCGTGACCTCGGCCCGGACGGGGGCTAAAGAACAGGCCCGCGCCGCCTTTTTGGCGGCTAAAAGCCTCAGTGCCGACCCGGCCCTGGCCGCATCGGTCGAGGAAGAGCTGGCCAAATTGAAATAA
- a CDS encoding ComEA family DNA-binding protein: protein MKPSPRPRRSWADAGPLRWARRYMGYSRAEARGMVGLLAVLAGALLLPLLWHPAQPQYLPAADQQQLDQLAANLAANRAPGRAYAPRPFERAARYPAVAQVPLGPFDPNALTPEGWEARGVPHFVAGRIVKYRDAAGGFRAKAQIKKMYGLEDSVYQRLAPFMQLPEALPVRGERPAYAAGAPGKFPPFAASKFPSKPKHLQPFDLNAADTTQLMQIRGIGAGRAKWVVQYRNQLGGYLRADQLGEVFVLRDAPDLVDSLRKYTFVQPGFAPQLVNVNTASFDELYLHPYIRKPLARLIVAYRKQHGPYRKPEDLQQIPTLKPDDWAKLRPYVRCE from the coding sequence ATGAAACCTTCGCCGCGCCCCCGGCGCTCCTGGGCCGATGCGGGGCCCCTGCGCTGGGCGCGGCGCTACATGGGCTACTCGCGCGCCGAAGCCCGGGGCATGGTGGGGTTGCTGGCCGTGCTGGCCGGGGCCCTGCTGCTGCCGCTGCTCTGGCACCCCGCCCAGCCCCAGTACCTGCCCGCCGCCGATCAGCAGCAGCTCGACCAGCTGGCGGCAAACCTGGCCGCCAACCGGGCCCCGGGCCGTGCCTACGCCCCGCGCCCGTTCGAGCGGGCGGCGCGCTACCCCGCTGTGGCCCAGGTGCCATTAGGGCCCTTCGACCCCAACGCCCTAACGCCTGAGGGCTGGGAGGCCCGCGGCGTGCCACACTTCGTGGCCGGGCGCATCGTGAAGTACCGCGACGCGGCGGGCGGCTTCCGCGCCAAGGCGCAAATCAAGAAAATGTACGGCCTGGAAGATTCAGTATACCAGCGGCTGGCGCCCTTCATGCAACTGCCTGAGGCGCTGCCGGTCCGTGGTGAGCGGCCCGCCTACGCCGCCGGGGCCCCGGGCAAGTTCCCGCCGTTCGCCGCCAGCAAGTTCCCCAGCAAGCCCAAGCACCTCCAGCCCTTCGACCTGAACGCGGCCGACACCACACAATTGATGCAAATCCGCGGCATTGGCGCGGGCCGGGCCAAGTGGGTGGTGCAGTACCGTAACCAGCTCGGCGGCTACCTGCGGGCCGATCAGCTCGGCGAGGTGTTCGTGCTGCGCGACGCCCCCGATTTGGTGGACAGCCTCCGCAAGTACACGTTCGTGCAGCCGGGCTTTGCCCCGCAGCTGGTGAACGTCAACACGGCCTCGTTCGACGAGCTCTACTTGCATCCTTACATCCGCAAGCCGCTGGCCCGCCTTATCGTGGCCTACCGCAAGCAGCACGGCCCCTACCGCAAGCCCGAAGATCTACAGCAAATCCCGACCCTGAAGCCCGACGACTGGGCCAAGCTGCGGCCCTACGTGCGCTGCGAATAG
- a CDS encoding MFS transporter has protein sequence MNPASPAAPAAPHDPYAALRLPDFRRLITARVLFSVATQIQGVVVSWQIFELTKDPLALGLIGLAEAIPSITVSLYAGHVADSVRRKRIIVPAVAVLFLCALALFWLAHPGQADLLARGRLHLGVFNATVVWPLYLVIFVSGIARGFMGPALFSFMPQLLPDRSFLPNAVTWNSTTWQASAVLGPAIGGLLFAHLGKEFAYGVDVVMEGLALVLFITIASRELPPIEGERLSLKESILSGVKFIFGNQIVLAALSLDMFAVLFGGAVALLPIFASDILKAGPDALGYLRAAPAVGSVAMAVWLTFSPLKRGAGRKMLWAVAGFGAATVAFALSTNLYLSMFLLFLTGTFDSVSVIVRSTLVHTYTPEYMKGRVSAVNSIFIGSSNELGSFESGAAAKLMGTVPSVVFGGLMTMLVVAVTTWKANKLRGLEMGAGKK, from the coding sequence ATGAACCCTGCTTCGCCTGCCGCCCCCGCGGCCCCTCACGACCCCTACGCGGCCCTGCGCCTGCCCGATTTTCGCCGCCTGATTACCGCCCGGGTTCTGTTCTCTGTGGCTACCCAAATCCAGGGGGTGGTGGTGAGCTGGCAGATTTTTGAGCTCACCAAAGACCCGTTGGCACTGGGCCTTATTGGGTTAGCCGAGGCCATTCCCAGCATCACAGTGTCGCTCTATGCCGGGCACGTAGCCGATTCGGTGCGCCGCAAGCGCATCATTGTGCCGGCTGTGGCGGTGCTGTTTTTGTGCGCCCTGGCGCTGTTCTGGCTGGCGCACCCGGGCCAGGCCGACCTGCTGGCGCGGGGCCGGCTGCACCTGGGCGTTTTCAACGCCACGGTGGTGTGGCCGCTGTATTTAGTCATTTTCGTGAGCGGCATTGCGCGTGGGTTCATGGGGCCCGCGCTGTTCTCGTTCATGCCGCAGCTGCTGCCCGATCGCAGCTTCCTGCCCAACGCCGTGACTTGGAATTCAACTACTTGGCAGGCCTCGGCGGTGCTGGGGCCTGCTATTGGCGGTTTGCTATTCGCGCATTTGGGGAAGGAGTTTGCTTACGGTGTCGATGTGGTAATGGAGGGCTTGGCGCTGGTGCTGTTCATCACCATTGCCAGCCGCGAGCTGCCGCCTATTGAGGGCGAGCGGCTGAGTTTGAAAGAGAGCATTTTGAGTGGAGTTAAGTTCATCTTCGGCAACCAGATTGTGCTGGCGGCCTTGTCGCTGGATATGTTTGCCGTGCTATTTGGCGGGGCCGTGGCGCTGTTGCCCATTTTTGCTTCCGATATCCTCAAGGCGGGCCCCGACGCCTTGGGCTACCTGCGCGCCGCGCCGGCGGTGGGCTCGGTGGCCATGGCGGTGTGGCTCACGTTCTCGCCGTTGAAGCGCGGAGCGGGCCGCAAAATGCTGTGGGCAGTGGCCGGCTTTGGGGCCGCCACCGTGGCCTTCGCGCTGTCGACCAATTTGTACTTGTCGATGTTTTTGTTGTTTCTGACCGGAACCTTCGATTCCGTGTCGGTTATTGTACGCTCGACGCTGGTGCACACCTACACCCCGGAGTACATGAAGGGTCGCGTGTCGGCGGTGAACAGCATTTTCATCGGCTCCAGCAACGAACTGGGTAGCTTCGAGAGCGGCGCGGCGGCCAAGCTGATGGGTACAGTGCCCAGCGTGGTGTTTGGGGGCCTGATGACGATGCTCGTGGTGGCCGTGACAACGTGGAAGGCCAATAAGCTGCGCGGCCTGGAAATGGGCGCGGGCAAGAAATAG
- the nth gene encoding endonuclease III — MTRPERFRFFLDYFTVHFPAPKTELIYRNPYELIVAVVLSAQCTDKRVNLVMPALLAAFPTPAALGAATADEVFPFIRSVSYPNNKAKHLAGLGRMLTEDFGSEVPSQLDELQRLPGVGRKTANVVASVIYNQPAMAVDTHVFRVSHRLGLVPKTATTPLAVEKGLVRHIPQALIPKAHHWLILHGRYICVARSPKCGICPLAPSCLYFEKNVAPLAGLVPPKAAKPKASAE, encoded by the coding sequence ATGACCCGTCCTGAGCGGTTTCGCTTCTTCCTCGATTACTTCACTGTCCACTTCCCGGCCCCCAAAACCGAGCTCATCTACCGTAACCCCTACGAGCTCATCGTGGCCGTGGTGCTGAGCGCTCAGTGCACCGACAAGCGCGTAAACTTAGTGATGCCAGCACTGCTGGCGGCCTTTCCCACCCCTGCCGCCCTCGGCGCCGCTACGGCCGACGAAGTTTTTCCCTTCATCCGCAGCGTTTCGTACCCCAACAACAAGGCGAAACACCTCGCTGGGCTGGGCCGGATGTTGACGGAAGACTTTGGCAGTGAGGTACCCAGCCAACTCGACGAATTGCAGCGTCTGCCCGGTGTGGGCCGTAAAACGGCCAACGTCGTGGCATCTGTTATCTACAACCAGCCCGCCATGGCCGTCGACACGCATGTGTTTCGGGTGTCGCACCGCCTGGGCCTGGTGCCCAAAACTGCCACCACGCCCCTGGCCGTCGAGAAAGGCCTGGTCCGCCACATTCCCCAGGCCCTCATCCCCAAAGCCCACCACTGGCTAATTCTGCACGGCCGCTACATCTGCGTAGCCCGCAGCCCCAAGTGCGGCATTTGCCCGCTGGCGCCCAGCTGCTTGTATTTCGAAAAGAACGTGGCGCCGCTGGCTGGCCTTGTCCCACCAAAAGCAGCAAAGCCCAAAGCCAGCGCCGAATAA
- a CDS encoding Rne/Rng family ribonuclease, translating into MSNELVINSTQEGERIALLQDKRLIEYHFDRNDTNYSVGDIFLGTVKKVMPGLNAAFVDIGYEKDAFLHYGDLGEQYPSFTKWARTVQSGRAPAASLNQFTFEPPLEKVGKADSVFKKGQQIVVQVIKEPISTKGPRVSTDISMAGRYLVLMPFSNTISVSKKIVSKAERDRLKRLITSIKPENFGVIIRTVAEGRDVAELDKDMQDMVGKWEQLYTTLRTAKPNDKVLGELGRTSSMLRDMLNESFDSILVDAPAMYEEMRDYLQKIAPDKLGLLKLHNTKVKIFEQTGIEKQLKTLFGKTVTVPGGGYLVIEHTEALHVIDVNSGSKSNQENDQEATALMINLLAAKEVARQLRLRDMGGIIVVDFIDMRAAESRKKVEDAVRDVMKADKAKFTVLPLTKFGLLQITRQRVRPAETIVTGEVCPTCGGTGRISASIQVTDDIDNSIDDLLVAQNQSGLTLSVHPFLYAYYTKGLVSRQMKWYLKYYKWVKLVKDSSLGLTDYRIEDERGEEIQLRSMAAAMSKVQDREIEFTD; encoded by the coding sequence TTGAGTAATGAATTAGTCATTAATTCTACTCAGGAAGGCGAACGGATTGCGCTGTTGCAGGATAAGCGGCTCATTGAGTACCACTTCGACCGCAACGACACCAACTATTCGGTGGGCGATATCTTCCTGGGCACTGTGAAAAAGGTGATGCCCGGCCTCAACGCGGCCTTCGTAGACATTGGCTACGAAAAGGACGCGTTTCTGCACTACGGCGACTTGGGCGAGCAATACCCCTCGTTTACGAAGTGGGCACGGACCGTGCAAAGCGGCCGGGCCCCCGCGGCTAGCCTTAACCAGTTCACGTTTGAGCCGCCCCTCGAAAAAGTGGGTAAGGCCGACAGCGTGTTTAAAAAAGGCCAGCAAATTGTAGTGCAGGTCATCAAGGAGCCCATTTCCACCAAGGGGCCCCGGGTGAGTACCGACATTTCGATGGCGGGCCGCTACCTCGTGCTAATGCCGTTTTCGAACACGATTAGCGTGAGCAAAAAGATCGTGAGCAAAGCGGAGCGCGACCGGCTCAAGCGCCTCATCACCAGCATCAAGCCCGAGAACTTTGGCGTCATCATCCGCACCGTAGCGGAGGGGCGCGACGTGGCCGAGCTGGATAAGGACATGCAGGACATGGTGGGCAAGTGGGAGCAACTGTACACCACGCTGCGCACCGCCAAGCCGAACGATAAAGTGCTGGGCGAACTGGGGCGCACCTCGTCGATGCTGCGCGACATGCTCAACGAATCGTTCGACAGCATTTTGGTCGATGCCCCGGCCATGTACGAGGAGATGCGCGACTACCTGCAGAAGATTGCACCCGATAAGCTCGGGCTGCTGAAGCTGCACAACACCAAGGTCAAAATCTTCGAGCAAACGGGCATTGAAAAGCAGCTTAAAACGCTGTTTGGCAAGACCGTGACCGTGCCCGGCGGCGGCTACCTCGTCATCGAGCACACCGAGGCTCTGCACGTCATCGACGTGAACTCGGGCAGTAAAAGCAACCAGGAAAACGATCAGGAAGCCACGGCTTTGATGATTAACCTGCTGGCTGCTAAAGAGGTGGCGCGACAGCTACGCCTGCGCGACATGGGGGGCATCATTGTGGTGGACTTCATCGACATGCGTGCTGCTGAGAGCCGCAAGAAGGTGGAAGACGCCGTGCGCGACGTGATGAAGGCCGACAAAGCCAAATTCACGGTGCTGCCCCTGACCAAGTTTGGGTTGCTGCAAATCACGCGGCAGCGCGTGCGGCCAGCTGAAACCATCGTGACCGGCGAGGTGTGCCCCACCTGCGGCGGCACGGGCCGCATTTCGGCCTCTATTCAGGTAACGGACGACATTGATAACAGCATCGACGACCTGCTGGTGGCCCAGAACCAATCGGGCCTCACGCTGTCGGTGCACCCCTTCCTGTACGCCTACTACACCAAAGGCTTGGTTTCGCGCCAAATGAAGTGGTATCTGAAGTACTACAAATGGGTGAAACTAGTAAAAGACAGTAGCTTGGGTCTCACCGATTACCGGATTGAGGACGAACGCGGCGAGGAAATTCAGCTTCGCTCGATGGCCGCGGCCATGAGCAAGGTGCAAGACCGGGAAATCGAATTTACCGACTAG
- a CDS encoding gliding motility protein GldB-related protein encodes MDKKRIAKRGPWSVLLAAALALAGCGRSQPAGCRPDAATDAPMPAVQVQRLEAAFFKIQGPSGAVAFMNAHPAFARFYLQRRTATDTTGATALARLAAEPHLRELAQQTAAAFPDSAALGRDLGALFGRVKYYFPGFQAPRAATFVSGFEGKDIFVNDSLLVLSLDWFAGTQAKFRPVEMPKYILRNYTPANLMPSLALRVATKYNRHELPANTMLDAMVSGGKALYFAGRALPCVPDSLLLGFTRKEVVGVTANEGKIWAHFLEQNLLYNTTPFTIQKYVGERPNVPEIDATCPGRVGQWVGLQIVRKYMNDHPNVTLAQLMAARSAQKLLNESHYRPKRQ; translated from the coding sequence GTGGATAAGAAAAGAATTGCTAAACGAGGGCCCTGGTCCGTTTTGCTGGCTGCTGCGCTGGCCTTGGCGGGCTGCGGCCGGAGCCAACCAGCTGGCTGCCGGCCCGATGCAGCTACCGACGCTCCCATGCCCGCCGTGCAAGTGCAGCGGCTGGAAGCTGCGTTTTTTAAAATCCAGGGCCCCAGCGGCGCGGTGGCATTTATGAACGCGCACCCGGCGTTCGCGCGCTTTTATTTACAGCGGCGTACGGCTACCGATACTACCGGAGCCACCGCCTTGGCCCGCCTGGCGGCCGAACCGCACTTGCGTGAACTGGCGCAGCAGACGGCCGCTGCCTTTCCGGACAGCGCCGCGCTGGGCCGCGACCTGGGGGCCCTGTTCGGACGGGTGAAGTATTACTTTCCGGGGTTCCAGGCTCCGCGCGCGGCCACGTTTGTGAGTGGGTTTGAGGGCAAAGATATTTTTGTGAACGACAGTTTGCTGGTGCTGAGCCTCGACTGGTTTGCGGGGACCCAAGCCAAGTTTCGGCCGGTGGAAATGCCCAAATATATTCTGCGCAACTACACGCCGGCCAACTTAATGCCATCATTGGCATTGCGCGTAGCCACCAAGTACAACCGCCACGAGCTGCCTGCTAATACCATGCTTGATGCTATGGTGAGCGGTGGCAAGGCGCTATATTTTGCGGGCCGCGCGCTGCCTTGTGTACCCGATTCGTTGTTGTTGGGCTTTACCAGGAAAGAAGTGGTGGGCGTGACTGCCAACGAGGGTAAGATATGGGCCCATTTTCTGGAGCAAAACCTGCTGTACAACACCACACCTTTCACCATCCAGAAGTACGTGGGCGAACGGCCCAACGTGCCCGAAATTGATGCTACCTGCCCCGGCCGGGTGGGCCAGTGGGTGGGATTGCAAATTGTGCGCAAGTACATGAACGACCACCCTAACGTGACTTTAGCCCAGCTTATGGCAGCGCGCAGCGCCCAGAAGCTGCTTAACGAATCGCACTACCGGCCCAAGCGGCAATAA
- a CDS encoding RNA polymerase sigma factor, translating to MESMQLSDSALVSLYLAGQESAFAMLLERHRSRTFTTILLIVRDEDVAEDLLQDAFIKAIHVLKSGRYNDEGKFGPWLCRIAHNLAIDAFRRGKRVPHLSLDGDGPLANSLAHSEEGADDALAREETHARLRELIQELPPAQKEVLLMRHYGDLSFQEIADATGVSINTALGRMRYALINLRKKMAVNPSYYDSNLTLYDPTALRVQRIAS from the coding sequence ATGGAATCCATGCAGCTGAGCGATTCCGCGCTCGTTTCGCTTTACCTGGCCGGCCAGGAATCCGCCTTCGCGATGCTGCTTGAGCGGCACCGAAGCCGGACCTTCACCACCATTCTGCTCATCGTACGCGACGAAGACGTTGCTGAAGACCTCCTCCAAGACGCATTCATTAAAGCCATCCACGTGCTGAAAAGTGGCCGCTACAACGACGAAGGCAAGTTTGGGCCCTGGCTGTGCCGCATTGCGCACAACCTGGCCATCGACGCTTTTCGCCGCGGTAAGCGTGTGCCCCACCTCAGCCTCGACGGCGACGGGCCTTTAGCCAATTCGCTCGCCCATTCGGAAGAAGGAGCCGACGATGCCTTGGCCCGCGAAGAAACCCACGCCCGCCTGCGGGAGCTAATCCAGGAGCTGCCCCCGGCCCAGAAAGAAGTGCTGCTCATGCGCCACTACGGCGACCTGAGCTTTCAAGAAATTGCCGACGCCACCGGGGTGAGCATTAACACGGCCCTCGGCCGGATGCGCTACGCCCTGATAAACCTACGGAAGAAAATGGCCGTAAACCCGTCTTACTATGATTCAAACCTTACCCTATACGACCCTACTGCGCTACGTGTACAACGAATTGCCAGCTAG
- a CDS encoding glycosyltransferase family 4 protein → MHIAVFSQYHTNPDCPATSRHYALLAHIAQTHRVTLLTTPAWRGQRLTHEFPWVPAGVEIREASIPYDNKMGPARRALAFAQYAAWAVRAGLRMEKPDVIWGISTPLTAAWAAAQVARWRRVPWVFEVQDLWPAFPVAMGAVPTVLARQQLFALEKRLYHSAQHILPLSPDMTRYVIDLGVAAEKVTTVLNGTDLDLAARATPAAVAALRQDQGLNGKKVVLYAGTFGRANDIPTLIAAAEILVAADPDAVWLFLGHGYYEPLAAAAAARWPGRIRLVGGLPRHAVFAWFGLADVAVVSFLNLPVLDANSPAKLYDALAVGTPVVVTNQGWTKKLVETHGCGWYVPAGDAPKLAARLRELLAQPAQLQAAGQRGRALAAKEFDRQQLAAVVQRVLENAVT, encoded by the coding sequence GTGCACATTGCTGTCTTCAGCCAGTACCATACCAACCCCGACTGCCCGGCCACCAGCCGGCACTATGCGCTGCTGGCCCATATTGCCCAGACCCACCGGGTAACGCTGCTGACCACGCCCGCTTGGCGTGGGCAACGGCTGACGCACGAGTTTCCATGGGTGCCGGCTGGGGTAGAAATTCGTGAAGCCAGCATCCCATACGATAATAAGATGGGCCCCGCGCGCCGGGCCCTGGCGTTTGCGCAGTACGCGGCGTGGGCCGTGCGGGCGGGGCTGCGAATGGAGAAGCCCGACGTTATCTGGGGCATCAGCACGCCGCTGACGGCGGCTTGGGCAGCGGCGCAGGTGGCGCGCTGGCGGCGGGTGCCGTGGGTGTTCGAGGTGCAGGATTTGTGGCCGGCGTTTCCGGTGGCGATGGGGGCCGTGCCCACGGTCCTGGCCCGGCAACAGCTATTTGCGCTAGAGAAACGGTTGTACCACAGCGCCCAGCACATTTTGCCGCTCTCGCCCGACATGACGCGCTACGTGATTGACTTGGGCGTTGCTGCTGAAAAGGTAACCACCGTGCTCAACGGCACCGACCTCGACTTGGCGGCCCGGGCCACGCCGGCGGCCGTGGCAGCGCTGCGGCAGGACCAAGGTCTAAATGGCAAAAAAGTGGTGCTCTACGCCGGCACCTTCGGCCGGGCCAACGATATCCCGACGCTAATAGCTGCGGCGGAAATACTGGTGGCGGCCGACCCCGACGCGGTGTGGCTGTTTCTGGGCCACGGCTACTACGAGCCGCTAGCGGCGGCGGCGGCGGCGCGTTGGCCCGGGCGCATCCGGCTGGTGGGCGGGCTACCACGCCACGCAGTGTTTGCCTGGTTTGGGCTGGCCGATGTGGCTGTGGTGTCGTTCCTGAACTTGCCGGTGCTCGACGCCAACTCGCCCGCCAAACTCTACGACGCGCTAGCAGTGGGCACGCCGGTGGTCGTTACCAACCAAGGCTGGACCAAAAAGCTGGTCGAAACCCACGGTTGCGGCTGGTACGTTCCGGCTGGTGACGCCCCGAAACTGGCCGCTCGCTTGCGCGAATTGCTGGCCCAGCCGGCGCAGCTGCAAGCGGCTGGCCAGCGCGGCAGGGCCCTGGCCGCCAAAGAATTTGACCGTCAACAACTGGCTGCGGTAGTGCAGCGAGTGCTGGAAAATGCGGTGACCTAA
- a CDS encoding STAS/SEC14 domain-containing protein, whose translation MSNYGLDLVYRPDLPALIARWQREITPQELQAGYQAVLTAADAAGCSRWLLDLRRREDVVEPAVNAWFGTTFAPALRGRYAAAVRLAFLVSPLRAQQAVTAVVSAASTDCRIATFTDEAAAHAWLAQAEG comes from the coding sequence ATGTCCAATTACGGACTCGACCTTGTGTACCGCCCTGACCTACCGGCCCTCATCGCCCGCTGGCAGCGCGAAATCACGCCCCAGGAGCTGCAAGCCGGTTACCAAGCCGTGCTAACAGCGGCCGACGCAGCCGGGTGCAGCCGCTGGCTACTCGACCTGCGCCGCCGCGAAGATGTGGTAGAACCCGCCGTGAATGCTTGGTTCGGCACCACTTTTGCGCCAGCGTTGCGGGGGCGCTACGCGGCTGCGGTGCGGCTGGCGTTTTTGGTATCGCCGCTGCGGGCGCAACAGGCCGTTACGGCTGTGGTTTCGGCCGCTAGCACCGATTGCCGCATTGCTACCTTCACCGACGAAGCCGCTGCCCACGCTTGGTTGGCCCAGGCCGAAGGCTAG
- a CDS encoding porin family protein codes for MKRLFLSLSILVASATAVSAQVEIGIKVSPSVTYLRTDAASTYQFKDEKSQLGFGGGLIVDYFFGENYAFSTGLMLTGKGGTYSYQKDYRALNPNDPLIPKGDVQKLSTQYLELPLTVKLFTNEIAPATRLYFQLGGSLAVPIGARINGEKRYTDPDTNEETTALSHVLFIDANALVAFGAEYQLGRSTKLLAGLSYHRGLVNLDHYFEKTRGFSDVTIKNNVFALDLGMKF; via the coding sequence ATGAAAAGATTGTTTCTTTCCTTATCGATTCTTGTGGCCAGTGCTACAGCGGTTTCGGCCCAGGTCGAAATTGGTATTAAAGTATCGCCTTCTGTCACGTACCTACGCACCGATGCCGCCTCTACTTACCAGTTCAAAGACGAGAAGAGCCAGTTAGGATTCGGTGGTGGCTTGATCGTGGATTATTTTTTTGGCGAAAACTACGCTTTCAGCACTGGTTTGATGCTAACCGGCAAAGGTGGCACCTATTCCTACCAAAAAGATTATCGGGCCCTAAATCCAAATGACCCGCTTATTCCAAAGGGCGATGTGCAAAAACTGAGTACGCAGTATCTTGAATTGCCTTTGACCGTCAAGCTTTTCACCAATGAAATTGCCCCAGCCACGCGTTTGTATTTTCAACTCGGTGGTTCGCTCGCCGTACCCATCGGAGCCCGCATCAATGGCGAAAAACGGTACACTGACCCCGACACTAACGAAGAAACTACCGCGCTGAGCCACGTATTATTTATTGACGCTAATGCGTTAGTGGCTTTTGGCGCCGAGTACCAGTTGGGCCGCAGCACCAAGTTACTAGCAGGCCTGAGCTATCACCGCGGCCTAGTCAACCTTGACCATTACTTCGAAAAAACCCGGGGCTTCAGCGACGTCACCATCAAAAACAACGTATTCGCCCTAGACCTGGGAATGAAATTTTAA